A part of Dreissena polymorpha isolate Duluth1 chromosome 13, UMN_Dpol_1.0, whole genome shotgun sequence genomic DNA contains:
- the LOC127856595 gene encoding uncharacterized protein LOC127856595 isoform X2, producing MMSMLQSLGGGSGTPFPSSMDIQPPQMSVPFNPMQMPGLAMPRGLTLDIGTSSADQTLANPIQYKPMPAGTKANSLVDPALLPDVIPPEVMLLLQQAQVAKSREIGKTNGRFLTSKVAVTTTTPSSMGNQDRVNQVHEQSLTGQLPPAVLQMLQQASSPTAHGSARNKETSGDSPVLPQSVLKHLNDISPASFNQALAPHESGGSGIPSHILTMMNQSLSQPELKVPRPLPTSRPSATATPRPTENSLTPTQHPTSQASDGSGIHSHILAMMKQSFAQPESRVPHLLPTPRPSAPVTPRQTGNAMTSVDFSADGNPMAVLLAQLQRQIFGGMNLNPNSKSTSDPFASFI from the exons ATGATGAGCATGTTGCAGTCGTTAGGTGGAGGCTCCGGAACGCCATTTCCATCCTCCATGGATATACAGCCTCCTCAGATGTCGGTCCCTTTTAACCCCAT GCAAATGCCAGGACTTGCCATGCCTAGAG GCCTCACACTGGATATTGGCACAAGTTCCGCAGACCAAACATTAGCCAACCCAATCCAGTACAAACCGATGCCGGCCGGGACAAAAGCTAACTCCCTAGTTGATCCCGCCCTCCTACCTGACGTCATCCCGCCGGAAGTGATGCTGCTGCTTCAACAGGCACAGGTCGCCAAATCGAGAGAGATCGGAAAAACCAATGGGCGATTCCTTACCTCAAAAGTCGCTGTTACAACTACCACTCCATCGTCGATGGGTAACCAGGATCGAGTGAACCAGGTTCATGAGCAATCATTAACCGGTCAGCTGCCACCAGCAGTGCTTCAGATGCTCCAACAGGCGTCTTCTCCAACCGCCCATGGATCGGCTCGAAACAAAGAAACTAGCGGTGATAGTCCGGTGTTACCACAGTCTGTGTTAAAACACTTGAACGATATATCGCCAGCATCGTTTAACCAGGCACTTGCACCACATGAGTCTGGCGGAAGTGGAATTCCTTCGCATATATTGACAATGATGAATCAGTCATTATCACAGCCAGAATTAAAAGTTCCACGTCCGCTCCCTACCTCACGACCAAGCGCTACAGCTACGCCACGTCCAACCGAAAATTCGTTGACGCCAACCCAGCACCCAACATCGCAGGCTTCTGACGGAAGTGGAATTCATTCGCATATATTGGCTATGATGAAGCAGTCATTCGCACAACCGGAATCGAGAGTTCCGCATCTGCTCCCTACCCCACGACCAAGCGCTCCAGTCACGCCCCGCCAAACCGGAAATGCGATGACGTCAGTGGATTTTTCAGCGGACGGGAACCCAATGGCAGTTTTGCTTGCACAACTTCAGCGACAAATATTCGGCGGAATGAACTTAAATCCAAATTCTAAAAGTACATCTGACCCTTTTGCGTCATTCATTT aG
- the LOC127856437 gene encoding uncharacterized protein LOC127856437 has translation MEDTFKLEMSDGLNLQYGGSPDKRRKRKIDREGFVCPATPDIPRSSRHFKKDSDVEESSDQYEGIHGDESGSDLKCELPSGDGAACQETITHNIQSSNMSALFSDLHRQFEKTITSWQKLFTQSESFERQCPEKLDTMIQRARDLDDSLQSQKALLCRRLHGIGQILQH, from the exons ATGGAGGACACATTCAAATTAGAAATGTCTGATGGCTTGAATCTTCAGTATGGAGGATCACCTGACAAAAGGCGAAAACGGAAAATTGAT AGAGAGGGTTTCGTCTGCCCTGCTACCCCTGACATTCCCCGTTCATCCCGTCATTTTAAGAAAG ACTCTGATGTGGAGGAATCCTCAGACCAGTATGAGGGTATCCATGGGGATGAAAGTGGTTCCGACCTAAAGTGCGAGCTGCCCTCTGGGGACGGGGCGGCATGTCAGGAGACAATAACACATAACATACAAAGTAGCAATATGTCAGCATTGTTCTCAG ACTTGCACCGTCAGTTTGAAAAGACAATAACTTCGTGGCAAAAATTATTTAC ACAGAGTGAGTCATTTGAGCGTCAGTGTCCGGAGAAGCTTGACACCATGATACAGCGGGCACGTGATCTAGATGACAGCCTGCAGTCCCAGAAGGCCCTCCTGTGTAGACGCTTGCATGGCATAGGCCAAATACTGCAGCATTAG